The genomic stretch CGAGGCCGGCACGGGCGACGTCGTCGAAGCCGTGCGACATATGAGGCGGGTAATGAGCGAGATACGCAGGCTTACTTCGATGCGCGAAGATGAGCTAATGGCGGCAGCCAAGGAGATGCAGGCCCCATACGAGCTTGTGGTGCAGGTTGCGAAGGAAGGCAAGCTCCCCGTGGTGAACTTCGCTGCCGGTGGCATCGCGACTCCCGCGGATGCCGCTCTTATGATGCAGCTGGGGGCGGACGGGATCTTCGTGGGTTCGGGCATATTCAAGTCCGACAACCCGGCGGCCAGGGCGCGCGCCATCGTGGATGCGACGGCTCATTACAACGACCCGGACATCCTCGCGAAGGTGTCCCGCGGCATCGGTGAACCGATGAAGGGTCTCGCCGCTGCGTCCTTGAAGGAAGAGGAGAGGTTGCAGGTGAGAGGCTGGTGACTTGCGGCGCGGGCTCGCTCGCGGAGCGAGAACCTCACCCGTCGTGGCCGGTGGGGTGGCCTGTGGCCTGCGGCCACCGGGGCGCGATTGGGCAAGAGGGTCATAGCACCGGCTCTGTCTGAAGGTTCGATTGCACCGAGCTTTGCGTGCATTGACGGTAGCGGCTAGTGCGACGGCAGCGGCTAGTGGCAGGAGGTCGCAGGGGTGAAGGTAGGAGTTTTGGCGCTTCAGGGTGACGTGGCGGAGCATTTGAGCATGATCACGGCAGCGGGCGCGGACGCGGTGGAGGTCAGGTACAAGGAGCAGGTGGATGGGCTGGACGGCCTTATCATACCAGGCGGCGAGAGCACGACCGTGGGAAAGCTGATGGAGCGGTTCGGGTTCGTGGAGGAGATCCGAAACCAAGCAGCCCGGGGCCTCGGTGTATTCGGCACGTGCACCGGGCTCATTCTTCTCTCTCGTGAGGTCTCGGGTTCCGACCAGATCTGCCTGGGCCTCATGGACTTCGTGGTGAAGCGGAACGCCTTCGGGCGACAGGTGGACAGTTTCGAGGCCGACATCGAGATACCTGCGGTCGGGGGCCCTCCCATGCGTGCTGTATTCATCCGGGCGCCCTACATCCTTTCGGTCGGTCGAGGCGTTGATGTGCTGGCGAGGTTCGATGACAAGATCGTGCTCGCCCGGCAGGGGCGGCACCTCGCGTGTGCGTTCCATCCGGAGGTAACGTCCGACACGAGGCTCCACCGATATTTCCTTGACATGTTGGCGGGCAGAGCGTAACGAGTGCGCAGCGCGATGGCTGGCGGCTTCCCGGTGCGCCGCCCTGAGCGGCGGGCACGCCGCGCTGCGATGCCCTTCGCGAACGCGGCACCGGTGACGACAGGGGCGCACCCGGGCATTGGGGCTGCACGCGCGCTGACGGCGCCAGGAGCCAGCACAGGGGTAGTTCGGTGCGGGCGGCGCAGGTCCTAAAGTATGGCGCCATGAGTTTTCGTCTCCTTTTCTTGACGGCGTGGGCTTGCCGGTGCTTGCACGACGCGGCGGGGAGGATTCGGCGGTGCCGCGCCGCGCCGAATTCGAACGGGGCGCACCGCAAGCGCGCCGTCGCCGGAGGGCAAGGCCGATAGCCTTAGGCAGGACCGCCTGGCCGAAAAGCGGCGCGAACTTTTGGCGACATACTTAGCCGGGCCTTAGCGGGTAGTGTACTTCTACGTGGGAGGGGCACAGACATGTATGATATCGTGAGGTCCGTCGACCCGGAAGTCGCGGAGGCCCTCGAACGGGAGACTTGGCGCCAGAGACGAAAGATCGAACTGATAGCATCGGAGAATTTCACCAGCAGGGCGGTGATGGAGGCACAGGGGTCAACGTTGACCAACAAGTACGCCGAGGGATACCCCGGGAGGCGTTACTACGGTGGATGCGAGTTCGTGGA from Bacillota bacterium encodes the following:
- the pdxT gene encoding pyridoxal 5'-phosphate synthase glutaminase subunit PdxT; translated protein: MKVGVLALQGDVAEHLSMITAAGADAVEVRYKEQVDGLDGLIIPGGESTTVGKLMERFGFVEEIRNQAARGLGVFGTCTGLILLSREVSGSDQICLGLMDFVVKRNAFGRQVDSFEADIEIPAVGGPPMRAVFIRAPYILSVGRGVDVLARFDDKIVLARQGRHLACAFHPEVTSDTRLHRYFLDMLAGRA